One Streptococcus gallolyticus subsp. gallolyticus DSM 16831 DNA window includes the following coding sequences:
- the fsa gene encoding fructose-6-phosphate aldolase — protein sequence MKFFLDTADVSAIKTINELGVVDGVTTNPTIISREGRDFETVIKEICQIVDGPVSAEVTGVTAEEMITEARDIAKWADNIVVKIPMTMEGLKAVNVLSKENIKTNVTLIFTVSQGLMAIKAGATFISPFVGRLEDIGTDAYQLISDLREIIDFYGFDTEIIAASIRNTVHVENVAKRGAHIATIPDAVFDKMTKHPLTTSGIKNFTKDWETFKNKVE from the coding sequence ATGAAATTTTTCTTAGATACAGCCGATGTTTCGGCGATTAAAACAATTAACGAATTAGGTGTCGTGGACGGTGTCACGACCAATCCAACGATTATTTCCCGTGAAGGGCGTGATTTTGAGACGGTTATCAAGGAAATTTGCCAGATTGTTGATGGTCCTGTGTCGGCAGAAGTCACAGGCGTAACAGCTGAAGAAATGATTACTGAAGCGCGTGATATTGCTAAATGGGCAGATAATATTGTGGTCAAAATTCCGATGACAATGGAAGGGTTGAAAGCAGTCAATGTGCTTTCAAAAGAAAACATTAAGACCAACGTCACTCTTATTTTTACGGTATCTCAAGGGCTTATGGCTATCAAAGCTGGTGCAACCTTTATCAGTCCATTTGTTGGACGTCTGGAAGACATCGGCACAGATGCTTACCAATTGATTTCAGATTTGCGAGAAATCATTGATTTTTATGGCTTTGATACGGAAATCATTGCAGCCAGCATTCGTAATACAGTTCATGTTGAGAACGTTGCGAAACGAGGTGCTCATATTGCTACCATTCCAGATGCTGTTTTTGATAAAATGACCAAACACCCTTTGACGACAAGCGGCATAAAAAACTTTACTAAAGACTGGGAAACGTTTAAAAATAAAGTCGAATAA
- the tkt gene encoding transketolase yields MTFDAIDQLAVNTVRTLSIDAIQAANSGHPGLPMGAAPMAYVLWNHVMNVNPKTSRSWSNRDRFVLSAGHGSALLYSLLHLSGYNVSIDDLKNFRQWGSKTPGHPEVNHTDGVEATTGPLGQGIANAVGMAMAEAHLAAKFNKPGFNIVDHYTYALHGDGCLMEGVSQEAASLAGHLKLGKLVLLYDSNDISLDGPTSKAFTEDIKGKFEAYGWQHILVKDGNDLEAIAKAIEEAKAETEKPSIIEVKTIIGFGAEKQGTSAVHGAPLGVDGIAYAKKSYGWEYPEFTVPEEVAKRFEVGIKFRGEAAENEWDTKFREYEAAYPELAAEYKAAFANKPVDVTLEDFEIGTSLASRSSSQQAIQQISAQVPSFWGGSADLSASNNTMVKVESDFQPDNYLGRNIWFGVREFAMAAAMNGIALHGGTRVYGGTFFVFSNYLLPAVRMAALQQLPTVYVMTHDSIAVGEDGPTHEPVEQLASVRSMPNLNVIRPADGNETNAAWKRALAETDRPTMLILTRQNLPVLEGTKELAAEGVNKGAYILSEAKGDLDGILIATGSEVKLALDTQAALEAKGVHVRVVSMPAQNIFDEQDAAYKESILPANVTKRLAIEAGSSFGWGKYVGLQGKTLTIDTWGASAPGNKIFEEYGFTVDNAVNLYESL; encoded by the coding sequence ATGACATTTGATGCTATTGATCAGTTGGCAGTCAATACTGTCCGTACGCTCTCAATTGATGCCATTCAGGCAGCTAATTCAGGTCACCCTGGTCTTCCAATGGGAGCTGCACCTATGGCTTATGTTCTTTGGAATCATGTAATGAATGTTAATCCGAAGACAAGCCGTTCTTGGTCTAACCGAGATCGTTTTGTACTATCTGCAGGACATGGTTCTGCCCTTTTATACAGCCTTCTTCATCTATCAGGTTACAATGTTAGCATTGATGATTTGAAGAATTTCCGTCAATGGGGTTCAAAAACACCAGGTCACCCAGAAGTCAATCATACAGACGGTGTTGAAGCTACAACTGGACCTCTTGGGCAAGGGATTGCCAATGCTGTTGGTATGGCAATGGCAGAAGCTCACTTAGCAGCTAAATTTAACAAACCAGGATTTAATATCGTTGACCACTACACTTATGCTTTGCATGGTGACGGTTGCTTGATGGAAGGTGTCAGTCAAGAAGCTGCCAGCCTTGCTGGACATCTTAAACTTGGCAAATTAGTCCTTCTTTACGATTCAAACGACATTTCACTTGACGGTCCAACATCAAAAGCTTTCACAGAAGATATCAAAGGTAAATTTGAAGCTTACGGTTGGCAACACATTTTAGTTAAAGATGGTAATGACCTTGAAGCGATTGCTAAAGCTATCGAAGAAGCAAAAGCTGAAACTGAAAAACCATCTATTATCGAAGTGAAAACAATCATTGGTTTCGGTGCTGAAAAACAAGGAACATCAGCTGTTCACGGTGCCCCTCTTGGCGTTGATGGCATTGCTTACGCTAAAAAATCTTACGGTTGGGAATATCCAGAATTCACAGTACCAGAAGAGGTGGCTAAACGCTTTGAAGTTGGTATCAAATTCCGTGGTGAAGCTGCTGAAAATGAATGGGATACTAAATTCCGTGAATACGAAGCTGCTTATCCAGAATTAGCCGCTGAATACAAAGCAGCATTCGCTAACAAACCAGTTGACGTGACACTTGAAGATTTCGAAATTGGTACAAGCCTTGCTAGCCGTTCATCAAGTCAACAAGCTATCCAACAAATCTCAGCACAAGTGCCATCATTCTGGGGTGGTTCAGCTGACCTTTCTGCATCAAACAATACAATGGTCAAAGTAGAATCTGATTTCCAACCAGACAACTACCTTGGTCGCAATATTTGGTTTGGTGTGCGTGAATTTGCCATGGCAGCTGCCATGAACGGTATTGCCCTTCATGGTGGTACTCGTGTTTACGGTGGTACATTCTTCGTATTCTCAAACTACCTTCTTCCAGCTGTTCGTATGGCTGCTCTTCAACAATTACCAACGGTTTATGTCATGACGCATGATTCAATCGCTGTCGGTGAAGACGGACCAACTCACGAACCAGTTGAACAATTGGCTAGCGTTCGTTCTATGCCTAACCTTAACGTTATCCGCCCTGCTGACGGTAACGAAACAAATGCTGCATGGAAACGTGCTCTTGCTGAAACTGATCGTCCAACAATGCTCATCTTGACACGTCAAAATCTTCCTGTCCTTGAAGGGACAAAAGAATTGGCAGCAGAAGGTGTTAATAAAGGTGCTTATATCCTTTCAGAAGCAAAAGGTGACCTTGACGGTATCCTTATTGCAACAGGTTCTGAAGTGAAATTGGCGCTTGATACGCAAGCTGCTTTGGAAGCAAAAGGTGTTCATGTTCGTGTGGTTTCAATGCCAGCACAAAACATCTTTGACGAACAAGACGCTGCTTATAAAGAAAGCATTCTTCCAGCTAACGTCACAAAACGTTTGGCTATCGAAGCTGGTTCAAGCTTTGGTTGGGGCAAATACGTTGGTCTCCAAGGTAAAACTCTTACAATCGATACTTGGGGCGCATCTGCACCAGGCAATAAAATCTTTGAAGAATACGGCTTCACAGTTGATAACGCTGTAAATCTTTACGAATCATTGTAA
- a CDS encoding bacteriocin immunity protein, with product MEEKCSELYKAIRNAYEDMIIRQDNDLSKILLSASNEVIRSGDAGLSALHLDRQLNLYSTRHDFSLPKGAKSLKQLTQEFAADYRKSKEVSKWIKPLLGE from the coding sequence ATGGAAGAGAAGTGCAGTGAATTATACAAAGCAATTAGGAATGCTTATGAAGATATGATCATTCGTCAAGATAACGATTTGTCAAAAATCTTACTTTCTGCGTCAAATGAGGTGATTAGGTCTGGAGATGCTGGGTTGAGCGCTCTTCACCTTGACCGTCAGTTAAATCTGTATAGTACAAGGCATGATTTTTCGCTACCAAAGGGGGCAAAATCATTGAAACAGTTGACACAGGAATTTGCTGCGGATTACCGAAAGAGCAAAGAAGTTTCAAAATGGATAAAACCATTGTTAGGAGAGTAG
- a CDS encoding ABC transporter ATP-binding protein: protein MIRFDHVSKLYGDKEALSDVNMTIANGEIFGLIGHNGAGKTTTISILTSIIEASYGEVYVDELPLSEHRDDIKKRIGYVPDSPDIFLNLTAIEYWHFLAKIYDVDDKLTDERIERLSHLFDIAENINDLIDSFSHGMRQKVILIGALISNPDIWILDEPLTGLDPQASFDLKEMMKEHARGGNTVLFSTHVLAVAEQLCDRIGILKDGKLIFIGTLDDLKANHPDKDLETIYLELAGRKAQEEG, encoded by the coding sequence ATGATTCGATTTGATCATGTTTCAAAGTTGTATGGTGATAAGGAAGCACTAAGTGATGTCAATATGACCATTGCTAATGGCGAAATTTTTGGCTTGATTGGGCATAATGGTGCAGGAAAAACAACGACGATTAGCATTTTAACGTCAATCATTGAAGCGAGCTATGGTGAGGTATATGTTGATGAGTTACCTCTTTCTGAGCACCGTGATGATATCAAAAAACGCATTGGTTACGTGCCTGATTCACCTGATATTTTCCTGAACTTAACGGCGATAGAATACTGGCATTTTTTAGCTAAAATTTATGACGTTGATGATAAGCTCACTGATGAACGGATTGAACGATTGTCACATTTGTTTGATATTGCGGAGAATATCAATGATTTGATTGATAGTTTTTCACACGGTATGCGTCAAAAAGTGATTCTTATTGGTGCTCTGATATCAAATCCAGATATTTGGATTTTAGATGAACCTTTGACAGGGCTTGACCCACAAGCATCGTTTGATTTGAAAGAAATGATGAAAGAGCACGCGCGTGGTGGCAATACGGTTCTTTTCTCAACACATGTTCTTGCTGTTGCGGAGCAACTTTGTGACCGTATTGGAATTTTAAAAGATGGCAAGTTGATTTTTATCGGTACCTTAGATGACTTAAAAGCTAATCACCCTGATAAAGATTTGGAAACAATCTATCTTGAATTAGCAGGGCGTAAAGCGCAAGAGGAGGGATAG